One window from the genome of Jeotgalibaca sp. MA1X17-3 encodes:
- the pyrF gene encoding orotidine-5'-phosphate decarboxylase, which yields MNDKPIVALDFSTVEETKDFLQLFQDESLYVKLGMELYYQNGPEVVRWIKDLGHQIFLDLKLHDIPHTVYRAMKGLAALDIDMINVHAAGGSEMMKAAKTGIMDGTPTHAEVPKLIAVTQLTSTTEEMMHQEQLIQSSLMESVIHYAQVSKRAGLDGVVCSAWEAELIQKSTSSNFLCITPGIRPSGSVYGDQKRVATPELAKELGSSYIVVGRPITQAIDPLSAYLEIKQQWNGEK from the coding sequence ATGAATGACAAACCGATTGTAGCGTTAGACTTTTCAACGGTCGAAGAAACAAAAGATTTTTTACAGCTGTTCCAAGATGAATCTTTATATGTAAAATTGGGGATGGAACTATACTATCAAAATGGTCCTGAAGTTGTACGATGGATTAAAGACTTAGGACATCAAATTTTTTTAGATTTAAAACTTCATGATATTCCGCATACAGTCTATCGAGCTATGAAAGGTCTAGCAGCTTTAGATATTGACATGATTAACGTTCATGCTGCAGGTGGATCAGAAATGATGAAGGCAGCTAAAACAGGAATTATGGATGGCACTCCCACTCATGCAGAAGTGCCTAAACTAATAGCCGTTACACAATTAACTTCGACCACAGAAGAAATGATGCATCAAGAGCAACTCATCCAAAGTAGTTTGATGGAAAGTGTCATTCATTATGCACAGGTGAGTAAACGTGCAGGTCTAGATGGAGTTGTATGCTCCGCATGGGAGGCTGAACTTATTCAAAAAAGTACCTCGTCCAATTTTCTTTGTATAACTCCAGGAATTCGTCCATCCGGTAGTGTCTATGGGGATCAAAAACGAGTTGCAACACCTGAACTAGCTAAAGAGTTGGGTTCTTCCTATATTGTAGTCGGACGACCCATTACGCAAGCAATAGATCCTCTTAGCGCTTACTTAGAAATAAAACAACAATGGAATGGAGAAAAATAA
- the pyrE gene encoding orotate phosphoribosyltransferase yields MNISEEVAKALLDIKAVTLSPTKPYTWASGIKSPIYCDNRITISVPSVRKKIALSLANLIKEKYPDVEVIAGTATAGIPHAAFVAQILDLPMIYIRSKAKEHGKTNQVEGRLENGQKVVLIEDLISTGGSVIEASKATEEAGANVLGCVAIFTYEMALGKNNFATSGFELHCLSNYSTLLEVAQREEYISKAEFELLINWSKAPENWQPII; encoded by the coding sequence ATGAATATATCTGAAGAAGTAGCAAAAGCGTTATTGGATATTAAAGCTGTGACCCTAAGTCCTACCAAACCTTATACATGGGCATCAGGAATTAAAAGTCCAATCTATTGTGATAATCGCATTACTATCAGTGTACCGTCTGTTCGAAAAAAAATTGCTCTTTCGTTAGCAAATTTAATTAAAGAAAAATATCCCGATGTAGAAGTGATTGCGGGAACCGCTACAGCTGGTATTCCTCATGCCGCATTTGTAGCTCAAATTTTAGATTTACCAATGATTTATATCCGAAGCAAGGCAAAAGAACATGGAAAAACAAATCAGGTAGAAGGTCGGCTTGAAAACGGCCAAAAGGTGGTACTCATTGAAGATTTAATTTCCACAGGTGGAAGTGTCATTGAAGCTTCAAAAGCTACAGAAGAAGCTGGCGCGAACGTTTTGGGATGTGTTGCCATCTTCACATATGAAATGGCATTAGGGAAAAATAATTTTGCAACATCAGGATTTGAATTACACTGTCTATCCAACTACTCTACATTATTAGAAGTTGCACAAAGAGAAGAGTATATTAGTAAAGCAGAATTTGAATTGCTTATTAATTGGAGTAAAGCCCCTGAAAATTGGCAGCCAATCATTTAA
- a CDS encoding NFACT RNA binding domain-containing protein gives MSYDGIFTHVIVDELNANLKDGRISKIYQPFQNEILMTIRSNRKNKKLLLSAHPSYARIQLTEEALSNPEFAPNFCMFLRKNIEGATIQEINQLGNDRIVIFKIRKFDEIGDLKHLLLIVELMGRHSNIFLINEETNVIMDCLKHVPFYQNTYRAIHPGAEYVLPPHQNKLNPFDMDKDEGIERWEQSLDLGSPIKRIQTIFQGLGKDSAKELLHLMDSNGNQLPKALSIFKDSVLEGPPTLITDEKGKQSFTPYAYDTAEGTRLAFDSPSEMLDTYYVEKATTDRIRQVASDLLGIIRTEIQKNKLKTKKLEQSLLDSESADLYKVKGEVLTAYLYQVEKGASTVTLPNFYEEENPITIDLNPSRSASQNAQKYFSKYHKLVNSVKYIQDQLQKTKKEDHYLETLETQIILSDPQDLQEIREELKDSGYLKSKKTGKKKKIKASKPYHFRSTEGVDIRVGKNNIQNDQLTLKTARKNHIWLHAKDIPGSHVIVEDPEPSEQTLQEAAIIAAYYSKFQQSANVPVDYVAVKHVHKPNAAKPGFVIYTGQKTLFVDPSKELVEQLKVK, from the coding sequence ATGTCATATGATGGAATTTTTACTCATGTCATTGTAGACGAATTAAACGCTAATTTGAAAGATGGCCGGATTTCCAAAATATATCAGCCTTTTCAAAATGAAATTTTAATGACCATTCGTTCAAATCGAAAAAATAAAAAACTTTTGCTTTCTGCTCATCCTTCTTATGCAAGAATACAGTTAACAGAAGAAGCGTTATCCAATCCAGAGTTTGCACCAAACTTTTGCATGTTTTTGCGAAAAAATATTGAAGGAGCAACGATCCAAGAAATTAATCAGCTTGGAAATGATCGAATTGTTATTTTTAAAATTCGGAAATTTGATGAAATCGGAGATCTTAAACACCTATTACTGATTGTGGAATTAATGGGAAGACACAGTAATATATTTTTGATAAACGAAGAAACAAATGTCATCATGGATTGTTTAAAACATGTTCCCTTTTATCAAAATACCTATCGGGCGATTCATCCTGGTGCAGAATATGTCCTGCCACCACACCAAAATAAATTAAATCCTTTTGATATGGATAAAGATGAAGGAATAGAACGATGGGAACAATCCCTCGATTTAGGGAGTCCCATCAAACGAATTCAAACCATTTTTCAAGGATTAGGAAAAGACAGTGCTAAAGAGCTCCTTCATTTAATGGATTCAAATGGAAATCAACTTCCAAAAGCATTGTCTATTTTCAAAGATTCCGTTCTAGAAGGACCGCCTACCCTTATTACTGATGAAAAAGGAAAGCAATCGTTTACACCTTATGCTTACGACACTGCAGAAGGAACAAGGCTTGCTTTTGATAGTCCTAGTGAGATGTTAGATACCTATTATGTTGAGAAAGCAACTACAGATAGAATTCGTCAAGTAGCTTCTGACTTATTAGGGATTATTCGAACCGAAATTCAAAAAAATAAATTAAAAACAAAAAAATTAGAACAAAGCCTTTTAGATAGTGAATCTGCAGACTTATACAAAGTGAAAGGAGAAGTTCTAACTGCTTATTTGTATCAAGTTGAAAAAGGGGCTTCTACCGTTACACTACCTAATTTTTATGAGGAAGAAAATCCAATTACCATTGATTTGAATCCTTCTCGGTCTGCTTCTCAGAATGCTCAGAAATATTTTTCGAAATATCATAAATTAGTAAATTCAGTTAAATACATTCAAGATCAATTACAAAAAACAAAAAAAGAAGATCATTATCTAGAAACTCTCGAAACTCAAATTATTTTATCAGACCCTCAAGACTTACAAGAAATAAGAGAAGAATTAAAAGATTCTGGCTATCTTAAATCAAAAAAGACAGGGAAAAAGAAAAAGATAAAAGCTAGCAAGCCCTATCATTTTCGCTCTACAGAGGGAGTAGATATTCGAGTGGGTAAAAATAATATTCAAAATGACCAGTTAACTCTTAAAACTGCAAGAAAAAATCATATTTGGTTGCATGCGAAGGATATCCCTGGCTCTCACGTAATAGTAGAAGATCCAGAACCTTCTGAACAGACTCTACAAGAAGCTGCGATTATTGCTGCTTACTATTCAAAATTTCAACAGTCTGCTAATGTACCTGTAGATTATGTTGCGGTTAAGCATGTACATAAGCCAAATGCCGCAAAACCTGGTTTTGTTATTTATACGGGACAAAAAACACTATTTGTTGACCCGTCCAAAGAACTCGTTGAACAATTAAAAGTAAAATAA
- the trpX gene encoding tryptophan ABC transporter substrate-binding protein produces the protein MKKLQTYLLGAISLLVLSGCATTANLDSQSSETIQESETTENLTYIGILQLTSHPALDAITEGIIDQLETAGYVDGETATIDFQNAQGDQANMQSIAERFLSNDADVMVGIATPAAQALVNVTDEIPIIMGAITDPIQANLVDSLEVPGKNITGVSDKLPIEQQFDLMLKLLPDLKTVGFIYSSSEDNSASSANEAKKVAESLGLTVVTKTVSSANDVPQTAESLAKEVEAIWVPTDNTIATSIASLVSVTDGYSIPVFPSVDTMVEQGGLAGVGLNQYSIGIQTGKVTVDILEGANPSDYSIQFPDEIEIILNEAKAEQLNIEISDDIRESAIIK, from the coding sequence ATGAAAAAATTACAAACATATTTATTAGGTGCGATTAGTTTATTAGTTTTAAGCGGGTGTGCTACTACTGCAAATTTGGATTCTCAATCTAGTGAAACAATTCAAGAATCTGAGACTACTGAGAACCTAACTTATATTGGGATCCTTCAGCTAACCTCTCATCCTGCATTAGATGCAATTACAGAAGGAATCATTGATCAATTGGAGACAGCTGGATATGTCGATGGAGAAACAGCAACAATTGACTTTCAAAACGCTCAAGGTGATCAAGCCAATATGCAATCAATTGCTGAACGCTTCTTGTCCAATGATGCCGATGTCATGGTTGGAATCGCGACCCCCGCAGCACAAGCACTTGTAAATGTTACGGATGAAATTCCAATCATCATGGGAGCTATTACTGATCCCATTCAGGCTAATTTAGTAGATTCACTTGAAGTTCCTGGTAAAAACATTACTGGAGTAAGTGATAAATTACCGATAGAGCAACAATTTGACTTAATGTTAAAGTTATTACCAGATTTGAAAACAGTTGGCTTCATATACTCATCCAGTGAAGACAACTCTGCTAGTTCCGCTAATGAAGCTAAAAAAGTAGCAGAGTCATTAGGTCTAACTGTAGTTACGAAAACAGTTAGCTCAGCGAATGATGTTCCACAGACTGCAGAATCATTAGCAAAAGAAGTGGAGGCTATCTGGGTACCAACAGATAATACGATTGCAACAAGTATCGCTTCACTTGTTTCTGTAACAGATGGATATTCGATTCCTGTATTCCCATCAGTAGATACTATGGTAGAACAGGGCGGATTAGCTGGTGTAGGTTTAAATCAATATAGTATTGGAATTCAAACTGGAAAAGTTACTGTTGATATTTTAGAAGGTGCTAATCCTTCTGATTATTCCATCCAGTTTCCAGATGAAATTGAAATTATTTTAAATGAAGCAAAAGCAGAACAACTTAACATTGAAATATCCGATGATATCAGAGAGAGTGCGATCATCAAATAA
- a CDS encoding ABC transporter permease: MNMIISALAQGLIWSLLALGLYVSFRVLNIADMSTEGTFTLGGAVGVQCITLGLNPFVSVLVAIVAGAIAGGVTGFLITKLNIPSLLAGILTMTGLYSVNLRVMGKANINLLGMETIYSGIKKWNLPRNMDTILVGAIVVGVIIFIYTLFFKTEFGQALIATGDNQEMARSLGISTNIMKTIGLMMSNGIIALAGAVIAQNNGYADIQMGIGAIVIGLASIIIGEVLFSHTSFVIRVGSLAIGSILYRIIMVLVLEAGLNPNDFKLISAILLAIFLALPKIKELFYVRQYRKKLSKQTRVATKKIPDEGVK; the protein is encoded by the coding sequence ATGAACATGATAATTTCTGCTTTAGCCCAAGGACTAATTTGGAGTCTCTTAGCGCTAGGGTTGTATGTAAGCTTCCGAGTACTAAATATAGCTGATATGTCAACGGAAGGTACGTTTACATTGGGAGGTGCAGTAGGAGTCCAATGTATTACGTTAGGATTGAATCCTTTTGTATCCGTATTGGTTGCCATTGTAGCAGGAGCAATAGCTGGTGGTGTTACTGGGTTTTTAATTACAAAATTAAATATTCCTAGTCTATTAGCAGGAATTTTGACTATGACGGGATTATATTCTGTGAATTTACGAGTCATGGGTAAAGCAAACATCAATTTACTAGGAATGGAAACCATTTATAGTGGAATCAAAAAATGGAACTTACCAAGGAATATGGATACCATTCTTGTTGGAGCCATAGTAGTTGGAGTGATTATATTCATCTATACGCTATTCTTTAAAACAGAATTTGGTCAAGCTTTGATTGCAACAGGTGACAATCAGGAAATGGCACGTTCATTAGGAATTTCTACTAATATCATGAAAACAATCGGATTGATGATGTCAAATGGGATTATTGCACTTGCGGGTGCAGTAATTGCTCAAAACAATGGATATGCCGATATTCAAATGGGAATTGGGGCAATTGTTATTGGTTTAGCTTCCATTATCATCGGAGAAGTTTTATTTTCTCATACGTCCTTTGTTATTCGTGTTGGTTCTTTAGCAATTGGTTCAATCTTGTACCGTATTATTATGGTTTTGGTTCTGGAAGCAGGATTAAATCCAAACGACTTCAAACTAATATCAGCAATTTTACTAGCAATTTTCTTAGCTCTACCAAAAATAAAAGAACTTTTCTACGTACGGCAATATCGAAAAAAACTATCTAAACAGACTCGAGTTGCAACTAAAAAAATACCTGATGAAGGAGTGAAATAA
- a CDS encoding ABC transporter ATP-binding protein, translated as MSNANTILELTDVYKTFYPGSINEVKALSDINLDVRKGDFITLVGGNGAGKSTLLNAISGQFLPDSGMIRVNQKDITFLHENQRAPYISRVFQDPKMGTAPSMSVQENLSLAYRRGQARKLRYGSSKEERKLFQEQLKSLGLGLENRMNSEIGLLSGGQRQSIALLMATLKRPDILLLDEHTAALDPKTARLVLELTDKKVREMGLTSIMITHNLQDAITYGNRMLVLHHGRIVNDYNEAEKEKLTTESLFSELQALTVQDILV; from the coding sequence ATGTCTAATGCAAATACAATCCTTGAGCTTACAGATGTTTACAAAACTTTTTATCCTGGTTCGATCAATGAAGTAAAAGCATTATCTGATATCAATTTGGATGTTCGAAAAGGAGATTTTATCACTCTAGTCGGAGGAAATGGCGCTGGAAAGTCTACTCTTTTAAATGCGATTTCTGGACAATTTCTTCCGGATTCAGGAATGATTAGAGTCAATCAAAAAGATATTACGTTCCTACATGAAAATCAAAGAGCACCTTACATCAGTAGGGTATTTCAAGATCCTAAAATGGGAACTGCACCTAGTATGAGTGTTCAAGAAAATTTATCATTAGCTTATCGAAGAGGTCAAGCTAGAAAATTACGTTATGGATCATCAAAAGAAGAAAGAAAACTTTTTCAAGAACAGTTGAAAAGCTTAGGTCTAGGTTTAGAAAATAGAATGAATTCAGAGATTGGTTTACTTTCGGGTGGACAGCGACAATCTATTGCTCTCCTAATGGCAACCTTAAAGCGTCCAGATATTCTTCTCTTAGATGAACATACGGCTGCCCTAGATCCGAAAACTGCACGCTTAGTTCTAGAACTAACGGACAAAAAAGTAAGAGAAATGGGACTAACTAGTATTATGATTACTCATAATTTACAAGATGCTATCACTTATGGAAATCGAATGCTGGTTTTGCATCACGGAAGAATCGTAAATGATTATAATGAAGCTGAAAAAGAAAAGTTAACTACTGAATCTCTTTTTTCTGAACTACAGGCCCTTACTGTTCAAGATATCCTTGTTTAA
- a CDS encoding xanthine phosphoribosyltransferase produces MKVLEDRIRESGIVLDGDVLKVDSFLNHQIDPKLMQEIGNEFARLFKDSGATKILTMEVSGIAPAVFAGLALDLPVLFGKKNKSLTLQDNMYTTTVYSFTKQESNEISVSKDFLNSDDKILLIDDFLANGQAIAGLLSICSSANAPVVGIGIVIEKSFQKGRIWIEETGIRIESLARVASLKNNEVQFVEEKELDE; encoded by the coding sequence ATGAAGGTGCTTGAAGATAGAATTCGCGAAAGTGGTATTGTTTTAGATGGGGATGTACTCAAAGTAGATAGTTTTTTAAATCATCAGATTGATCCAAAACTCATGCAAGAAATTGGAAATGAATTTGCTCGCCTATTTAAGGATTCAGGGGCAACTAAGATTTTGACCATGGAAGTATCTGGAATTGCACCTGCAGTATTTGCTGGATTAGCTTTAGATCTCCCAGTATTATTTGGAAAGAAAAATAAAAGTCTGACCTTACAAGATAATATGTACACAACAACTGTTTATTCATTTACAAAACAAGAATCGAATGAAATATCTGTTTCTAAAGATTTTTTAAATTCTGATGATAAAATTTTATTGATTGATGATTTTCTTGCAAATGGTCAAGCAATTGCTGGTTTACTATCTATTTGTAGTAGTGCAAATGCACCGGTTGTAGGAATTGGAATCGTTATTGAAAAATCATTCCAAAAAGGAAGAATTTGGATAGAAGAAACTGGGATCAGAATCGAATCTTTAGCAAGAGTAGCTAGTCTAAAAAATAACGAAGTTCAGTTTGTCGAAGAAAAAGAACTAGATGAGTAA
- a CDS encoding OsmC family protein, which yields MSKDSLFHAEMINEDGISGTAFVRDGLSVQVSSVTSPQKGTNPEELLGLSWATCLNATIQSLLKGRGTPAKSKVVVHVDLKKKKNFRNLF from the coding sequence ATGAGTAAAGACAGTTTATTTCATGCTGAAATGATTAATGAAGATGGGATATCAGGAACAGCTTTTGTTAGGGATGGTTTATCTGTACAAGTTAGTAGTGTCACCTCGCCACAGAAAGGTACGAATCCAGAAGAATTATTGGGGCTTTCTTGGGCAACCTGTTTGAATGCAACGATTCAATCTTTATTAAAAGGAAGAGGAACACCCGCAAAAAGTAAAGTAGTAGTTCATGTAGATTTAAAAAAGAAAAAAAATTTCAGGAATTTATTTTGA
- the coaBC gene encoding bifunctional phosphopantothenoylcysteine decarboxylase/phosphopantothenate--cysteine ligase CoaBC: protein MLHNKRITLFITGGIASYKAAELTRQFIKAGAVVRVVMTDNAQKFISPLTLQVLSKNKVYTDTFDEQDAEVVSHIHLADSTDLTVIAPATANMIAKMANGIADDMSSTTLLAITAPKLIVPAMNVNMLEHPATQSNLKKLQSYGDTILDPDTGFLAEGYEGKGRMPDPYKIVEAATSLLIERDESLPLKNKKVIIAAGGTKERIDPVRYITNDSSGKMGYSLATVARNLGAQVTLVSASSIEQPFGVTFIAVESARDMQEQMLKHYETADIVIMAAAVSDYRSKEQSTQKIKKSSDDLELVLEKNPDILAGMGKDKKRQFLIGFAAETNDLEKYAMDKLVRKKADMIVANDVSKQDAGFNADTNEVIIFQPDREPIAIDLKSKDEIAFDILKIAIKTINEK, encoded by the coding sequence ATGCTACATAATAAAAGAATTACCTTATTTATTACGGGCGGAATCGCTTCTTATAAAGCTGCCGAATTAACGAGACAGTTTATTAAAGCAGGAGCAGTTGTTCGAGTTGTAATGACTGACAATGCTCAAAAGTTTATTTCCCCTTTAACATTGCAAGTTTTATCCAAGAATAAAGTATATACAGATACATTTGATGAACAAGATGCTGAAGTTGTTTCTCATATTCATTTAGCTGATTCAACTGACTTAACAGTGATTGCTCCGGCTACTGCGAATATGATTGCTAAAATGGCAAATGGCATTGCAGATGATATGAGCTCTACAACCTTATTAGCAATTACAGCACCTAAATTAATTGTACCTGCAATGAATGTAAATATGTTGGAACATCCAGCAACGCAATCTAATCTAAAAAAACTTCAATCGTATGGCGATACTATTCTAGATCCCGATACCGGTTTTCTAGCAGAAGGATACGAAGGGAAGGGGCGTATGCCAGATCCTTATAAGATTGTAGAAGCAGCTACTTCTTTGTTGATTGAGCGAGATGAGTCACTTCCACTAAAAAATAAAAAAGTGATTATAGCAGCAGGGGGAACAAAAGAAAGAATTGATCCCGTTCGATATATTACAAATGATTCGTCGGGTAAAATGGGGTATAGCTTAGCTACTGTAGCAAGAAACTTAGGCGCCCAAGTTACTTTGGTATCAGCATCTAGTATCGAACAACCGTTCGGAGTTACATTTATTGCAGTAGAGAGTGCCAGAGATATGCAAGAACAGATGCTAAAACATTATGAAACAGCAGATATTGTTATCATGGCTGCAGCTGTTTCAGATTATCGATCAAAAGAGCAATCAACTCAAAAGATCAAAAAGTCATCAGATGATTTAGAATTGGTTCTTGAAAAGAATCCAGATATCTTAGCTGGTATGGGTAAAGATAAGAAGAGACAATTTTTAATAGGGTTTGCAGCAGAAACAAATGATCTAGAAAAATATGCTATGGATAAGTTAGTTCGTAAAAAAGCAGATATGATAGTAGCAAATGATGTATCTAAACAAGATGCAGGATTTAATGCAGATACAAATGAAGTAATTATTTTTCAACCAGACAGAGAACCCATAGCAATTGATTTAAAATCAAAAGATGAAATTGCTTTTGATATTTTAAAGATAGCTATAAAGACAATAAACGAAAAATAA
- a CDS encoding M42 family metallopeptidase, giving the protein MFKKEATISFLEELLSINSPSGYTTNAIDFLRETIEAIGYETISTPKGNLIVHVDGKDRHQTRGLSAHVDTLGLMVRSIKSDGTLALTKLGGPLTPTLDGEYCEIITRDGKIYTGTILSTSPSIHVFKDAATKERDVDNLIVKIDERVKNEEDVKNLGIQNGDIIAYDPKTMVTDSGFIKSRFLDDKASVAILVSILKMLKEEGVVPATNLKFIFSTYEEVGHGASWIPEDITELLAVDMGCIGLDLDCTEYDVSICAKDSSGPYDYEMTTRLINFAKNKELDFAVDIYPMYGSDASAALRGGANIKAALIGPGVASSHGMERTHIDAIENTFHLIQEYIQN; this is encoded by the coding sequence ATGTTTAAAAAAGAAGCAACCATTTCATTTTTAGAAGAATTACTTTCCATTAACAGCCCATCAGGTTATACAACAAATGCTATCGATTTTTTAAGAGAAACAATTGAAGCAATTGGTTACGAAACAATAAGTACACCTAAAGGAAACTTGATTGTTCATGTAGATGGAAAGGATCGTCATCAAACTCGTGGTTTAAGCGCGCACGTTGATACGTTAGGATTAATGGTCCGTTCCATCAAGAGTGATGGAACATTAGCTTTAACTAAATTAGGTGGTCCATTAACACCAACACTAGATGGTGAGTACTGCGAAATCATTACACGAGATGGAAAAATTTATACAGGAACAATCTTATCCACTTCACCTTCTATCCACGTATTCAAAGATGCAGCTACAAAGGAACGTGATGTAGATAATTTAATTGTTAAAATCGATGAACGTGTAAAAAATGAAGAGGATGTAAAAAATCTTGGTATCCAGAATGGTGATATCATTGCCTATGATCCTAAAACGATGGTAACCGATTCTGGTTTCATCAAATCTCGATTTTTAGATGATAAAGCTTCCGTAGCCATTCTAGTAAGCATTTTAAAAATGTTGAAAGAAGAGGGCGTAGTGCCGGCTACAAATTTGAAGTTCATTTTTTCAACATATGAAGAAGTGGGACATGGAGCTTCTTGGATTCCTGAAGATATCACCGAACTCTTAGCTGTTGATATGGGATGTATTGGACTTGATTTAGACTGTACAGAATATGATGTATCCATTTGTGCTAAAGATTCATCTGGTCCTTATGATTACGAAATGACAACACGCTTAATTAATTTTGCTAAGAACAAAGAATTAGATTTCGCTGTTGATATTTATCCAATGTATGGAAGTGATGCTTCCGCAGCACTAAGAGGAGGCGCAAATATTAAAGCAGCACTTATTGGACCAGGAGTTGCAAGCAGCCATGGCATGGAACGTACTCATATAGACGCGATCGAAAACACTTTTCACTTAATTCAAGAATATATTCAAAATTAA
- a CDS encoding DUF3307 domain-containing protein, translated as MGKDVWLLLFIGHVLGDFYLQSSSLATLKEISAKKLGLHCFFYLVAMIGVTLPIFNWSLLSIVIVLSVLHTVIDGLKFLLTNHVSIKKDKNATVFLANQGLHILVLLLAASYIKIYPIETNYITGVKFLINTFNVDMEHFLSWILILLLLVRPCSIIIKKVLNRYRPRNEEEREEGVPNAGALIGVLERLFILLMLSVNQFTAIGFVLTAKSIARYNKISENPQFAEYYLLGTLMSTLLIIISYFLILL; from the coding sequence GTGGGCAAGGATGTATGGTTACTATTGTTTATTGGGCATGTCTTAGGTGACTTTTACTTACAGTCTTCATCATTAGCTACATTAAAAGAAATATCTGCTAAGAAATTAGGACTCCATTGTTTTTTCTATTTAGTTGCTATGATAGGAGTAACGCTACCTATTTTTAATTGGTCCTTACTTAGTATCGTTATAGTTCTTTCAGTCCTACATACCGTGATTGATGGTCTAAAATTCTTACTTACAAACCATGTCTCTATTAAAAAGGATAAAAATGCTACAGTTTTTCTAGCAAATCAAGGATTACATATCCTTGTCTTACTTCTAGCAGCTAGCTATATCAAGATATATCCAATAGAAACAAACTATATTACTGGAGTAAAATTTTTAATAAATACGTTTAACGTGGATATGGAGCATTTTTTATCATGGATATTAATTTTGCTGCTATTAGTACGACCTTGTAGCATTATCATAAAAAAAGTGTTGAATCGCTATCGACCACGGAATGAGGAAGAACGGGAAGAGGGCGTACCTAATGCCGGAGCATTGATTGGGGTTTTAGAACGTTTATTTATCCTGCTAATGCTGTCTGTTAACCAATTCACTGCTATTGGATTTGTTTTAACAGCTAAGTCTATTGCGAGGTACAATAAGATTTCAGAAAATCCACAATTTGCAGAGTATTATCTCTTAGGAACTCTCATGAGCACCTTGCTGATTATTATTAGTTACTTTCTAATTCTCTTATGA